One Polaribacter reichenbachii genomic window, GCCTAGAACTTTTAACTGGTGTATTAGTAATGCTCTCTAACCTTTCTTTTTCTTTCTTTAATTTGGCTGCATCTTGCATCGAAAAATAAGAAGGATGCAGACCTACTTTTGCATAATCTACCATTTCTTTAATAAGCAATCTGTATTTTTCTTTAGAGGCAGAAACATTGGTATCAAAAGTAGAATAATCGCCAATTAAGAAAAAGAAAATTGTTTTTACATTATAATCTTTTTTAAACCTTAAGAGTTTAGGAAAAGTATTAAAAGGATCGCTTTTTATATTAAACGTAACTGCAAAACGGGTCCAAACATTCAGTAATTTAAAATGAAATAAGTCGTTTACAAAACCACCAACACTTCTTACTAAACTTTTGTGTTTGTAAGCAAAGGCATTATCAATATCTACAGTAGAAATAAAGTTGTAGGCTCTAGTTTTATAAACGTAATCTGGGAATTTTTCTTTTAATGATTTTAAAAATTTGTATGCCCAAATATCTACAACTGGTTTTTCTAAAAACCCTTTTTTAAACGCTAAACTCTGTTCTGCTGTATAACGTCCGTGAACATCTTTAACGTGTGGTAAATATTCTTCGTAACGAGTAATTAGGTAAAAACTTGCCGCAAAAATATCAAAAGGAATAGATGACTTTGCATTGGTTGCAAAAAAACAAGGAACTTCTTCCCATTTGTTCATCATTATTTCTACATCATTTAAACCTTGCTCAAACAACAAATCGTTGCTTTTAATAAAAAATTCGGCACCTAATGGAGTTTTGGTATACGATAATTTAGGACCATTATGCGCAACAAATTCTTCGATTTTAGTTGTGAAATCTACCGAAATCAATAAGGTTCTGGTAAGAATATGCTTAAAAATATAGCGAATTCTTGGTGTTATTGTATGTGTATAAACTAATATCATTAAATGAGTTACGAATTTTGATTTATGAATTTTATGTAATTACAAAATCCCTTCATCTGCAAAGCTAAAATACGCTTTTTGAGTAATTATTAAATGATCTAACAATTTTATATCTAAAGTAACCCCTGCTTCTTTTATTTTTTGTGTAATGTTTTTATCTGCACTACTTGGCTGTAATTTACCTGAAGGATGATTATGGCAAACAATTAACCCCACACAAGCCAACTCTAAAGCTCTTTTAAATAACAACCTAACATCTACAATTGTAGCAGTTAAACCTCCTTTACTTACCTGAGATTTTGCAATAACTTTATTAGAATTACTTAAAAAAAGCACCCAAAATTCTTCATGTTCAAAATCGCCAATAATAGGTTGCATCAAATTAAAAACATCTTTACTACAAGTAATTTTGGGTTTTTCTAAAGCGGTTTCTAATTGCCTTCTTTTACCCAATTCTAAAGCTGTAATAATTGCAATAGCTTTTGCTTCTCCTATACCTTTAAACTCGGTTAATTTTTCTACGGATAATTTTGCCAATGCATTGATATTACCCTCAACAGATTTTAAAATTCGTTTAGATAAAGCTACAGCACTTTCGTTTCTATTACCAGAACCAATTAAAATTGCAATCAATTCTGCGTCAGACAATACCGTTTTTCCTTTTGCTAGTAATTTTTCGCGAGGTCTATCATCTAAAGCCCAGTTTTTTATTGTTAACTTTTCCATAAAACAGTTTCTATAAAAGTACAAAAAACCAAAAGAAACTATAATTGACTTATAAAAGTTCTGTATTGTTGGTTATTTGGGTATAGTTCAATTAACCTTTGTGCAATGTTTTTTGCTTTGTCTTTTTGCTCGGATTTTGCATAAATATAAGCCAACACATACAACAAACTTTCGTTAGTATTATCTACTTTTAAACCTGCAATAATTGTTTTTTCAGCTTGTTTATACTTTTGCTTTTTATCGTACAACAAACCTAAATTATAATACACTCTAATGTTATTTGGCATTATTTTTCGGGCTTTGTTTAGCTGACTAATGGCATCATCTACTCTATTAAGCTCAGCATACAAAAGCGCTATTGAATAATAAACAGGCCCGTATTCTGGCTCTAATTCAATAATCTTTTTATAGGTAGTTTCTGCTTTATCAAATTGTTGTGTATTGTAATATAATGTGGCTAAATTTATACGTATTTGATTGTTAATATTATCTATAGAAAGTGCGCTTTCATAACTTTCTATAGCCTCAAAAAGTTTGCCTTGTTTAATATAATAATCTCCTTTTTTAACTCTTGTACCTACAAAATCTGAATTTGCTTTAACGTGTGTCCAGAATTCATCTTTTACCTTTTGATAACTTTCTTGGTATGCTTTTGGAACCTGAGCTTCATCCAAAGTACCTAAACCAAAAAATGCTTTAATTCTAATACTTCTTTTCGGGTCTTCTAAAAGTGGTAAAAAATAAGATGTATAATCCGTATTATTTATCAAACTTAAAACATCAACACTTGCACCTCTAACAATTGCTGATTCATCGTTTAAGAGTTTTGTAAACTCATCTATAAAACCATCAACATCGTAATTCGATAATGCTTTTGCTGCGGATGCTCTTACGATTTCTGGTTGATGCTTTTCGTTCATCAACTCTATTAAACCCAAATGTCCATTAGGTTCCATGGTAATTCCTGGTGCTAGTTTTTCTGAATAATGTATAGAATCTACAGCTCCAAATAACTTTGTAAAACTTGCTGCTGCCCAAACATCATCTTTGTCTTTATGACAACCAGAACAAGCATTTGGAGTTCCATACTTTACACTTAAATCTGGTCTTGGTATTCTAAAACTATGATCGCGTCTAAAATCGTTACCCATATAATATTTACCTGTCATATGGCAATTAATACATTTAGATGATGCTGTATTGGGTTGATGAAAATGATGTTTTGGAGTATCATATTTTTCGGGTATATGACATTGTGCACACAATTCATTGCCATCGAACTTTAGTTTTAAAGAATGTGGATTATGGCAATTGGTACAAGTAACATCATTTTGATACATTTTACTTTGTGTAAAAGAACCATAAACATAAACCTCATCTAAAATCTGACCATCTGCTTCGTAAATTCGATCTTGTAATAATTGCGGATAATAATGATCTAACAAAGAACCTTCAAAATTAAAATCTTTAGAAAACTGTTCTCTACGCATATGACAACGCGCACATTGATCTACCAATTCTTTTGGCGCTGTTTCTTTCGTCATTTGGAAACTACCTGTAGCTGCATAATTGTTACCTAACTTTTCTACATCTGTTATATGCTGTTGTCCAGGTCCATGGCAGGCTTCGCAATTCACATTTATAACTGCATATTTTGTGTTGTAGCTATGTGTTTTTACATCGTAATTTTTACGAACATTGGTTGAGTGGCAATCTGCACACATATTGTTCCAATTTAAACCACCTCTAGACCAATGCAACCACTCTGAATGCACCACTTTAAAATCTGGATATAAATCGAACCATTTGTTTTTTACAGAATCCCAAGCAGTTCTTAAACATTGATAATGCCCATCTGGAAACTGAACTATATATTGTTGCAAAGGTGTAACCCCAAAAGTATAAACGATTTTATAATCGTGATTTTTACCATCAGGACCATCCGTATTTACATAAAAATCTTTCCCTTTTTTATAAAATGTAGAAGTAACTCCTTGGCTCGTAAATTTTTGATTATTAAAATTTGCCAAAATAGAAGCACTATCTGCAATTTGCATAGCTTTATCATGATGAGAACCTTGCCAATCTTTAAATTCATTTTCATGACATTCTTTACATTTTTGATCTCCTAAAAAATGACTATCAGGAATTACCTTACCAGTAAGAAATACATTTTTATGGGTATCAATCTCTTTATATTTTTCTTTTGTTTGACATGCATACATCAACAAAATAAAAAAAACATATTTAAAGATTATGAGCAATTTTTTTTGTTTTATTAGCAAAATTTGAGTCTTAAAAATTAATTTATCAGTAAAATTAAAATTTCTATTCTTTCAAAAAGAAGATAATTATCATAAAAGCATATTTTTTATCAACCTAAAAAATTAATAATTTGTATTTCCAATAAAACTCTTCATATCTTTGCACACTATATTCTATTTTTTAAATATGAAGATCATTATAGCTGGTGCTGGAGATGTTGGATTTCATTTAGCCAAGCTTCTTTCTTACGAATCTCAAGACACTTACATTATCGATTTTGATGGTGATAAGTTAGATTACCTTAATAATCATTTAGATGTTATCACTAAAAAAGGTGATGCCACTTCTATTAAATTATTAAAAGAGGTTGGTATTGCTTCTGCAGATTTGTTAATTGCTGTTACAGATAGCCAAAACACAAATTTTACAATTTCTGTAATTGGTAAATCTTTGGGTGTTAAAAAAACAATTGCAAGAATAGATAACCCTGAGTTTTTAAATGAATGTGAGGTCGATTTTTCTAAATTC contains:
- a CDS encoding polysaccharide deacetylase family protein; translated protein: MILVYTHTITPRIRYIFKHILTRTLLISVDFTTKIEEFVAHNGPKLSYTKTPLGAEFFIKSNDLLFEQGLNDVEIMMNKWEEVPCFFATNAKSSIPFDIFAASFYLITRYEEYLPHVKDVHGRYTAEQSLAFKKGFLEKPVVDIWAYKFLKSLKEKFPDYVYKTRAYNFISTVDIDNAFAYKHKSLVRSVGGFVNDLFHFKLLNVWTRFAVTFNIKSDPFNTFPKLLRFKKDYNVKTIFFFLIGDYSTFDTNVSASKEKYRLLIKEMVDYAKVGLHPSYFSMQDAAKLKKEKERLESITNTPVKSSRQHYLRFSLPETYQNLIDLEIEEDYSMGYASNVGFRASTCTPFYFYDLDFEIQTPLKIFPFAVMDTTLNDYMKLTPKQSLGRIRDLKNEVKAVNGTFITLFHNESLSDYIRWKGWKRLYESMLKIATS
- a CDS encoding tetratricopeptide repeat protein, with translation MYACQTKEKYKEIDTHKNVFLTGKVIPDSHFLGDQKCKECHENEFKDWQGSHHDKAMQIADSASILANFNNQKFTSQGVTSTFYKKGKDFYVNTDGPDGKNHDYKIVYTFGVTPLQQYIVQFPDGHYQCLRTAWDSVKNKWFDLYPDFKVVHSEWLHWSRGGLNWNNMCADCHSTNVRKNYDVKTHSYNTKYAVINVNCEACHGPGQQHITDVEKLGNNYAATGSFQMTKETAPKELVDQCARCHMRREQFSKDFNFEGSLLDHYYPQLLQDRIYEADGQILDEVYVYGSFTQSKMYQNDVTCTNCHNPHSLKLKFDGNELCAQCHIPEKYDTPKHHFHQPNTASSKCINCHMTGKYYMGNDFRRDHSFRIPRPDLSVKYGTPNACSGCHKDKDDVWAAASFTKLFGAVDSIHYSEKLAPGITMEPNGHLGLIELMNEKHQPEIVRASAAKALSNYDVDGFIDEFTKLLNDESAIVRGASVDVLSLINNTDYTSYFLPLLEDPKRSIRIKAFFGLGTLDEAQVPKAYQESYQKVKDEFWTHVKANSDFVGTRVKKGDYYIKQGKLFEAIESYESALSIDNINNQIRINLATLYYNTQQFDKAETTYKKIIELEPEYGPVYYSIALLYAELNRVDDAISQLNKARKIMPNNIRVYYNLGLLYDKKQKYKQAEKTIIAGLKVDNTNESLLYVLAYIYAKSEQKDKAKNIAQRLIELYPNNQQYRTFISQL
- the radC gene encoding RadC family protein translates to MEKLTIKNWALDDRPREKLLAKGKTVLSDAELIAILIGSGNRNESAVALSKRILKSVEGNINALAKLSVEKLTEFKGIGEAKAIAIITALELGKRRQLETALEKPKITCSKDVFNLMQPIIGDFEHEEFWVLFLSNSNKVIAKSQVSKGGLTATIVDVRLLFKRALELACVGLIVCHNHPSGKLQPSSADKNITQKIKEAGVTLDIKLLDHLIITQKAYFSFADEGIL